From Alkalidesulfovibrio alkalitolerans DSM 16529, a single genomic window includes:
- a CDS encoding DUF1538 domain-containing protein: MSAQLKELLHEVTLAVLPISLVICLLQFTLLHMPWDVFARFALGALFVFSGLLLFLIGVKSGLLPMGETIGAELPKSGSVAYLLAMAFVLGTVITLAEPDVRVLAHQVDFVSEGLVSRGLLIWVVALSVGICVAGAVLRILVGVPIARILIAGYALILILSFLTPEDFLPIAFDAGGVTTGPVTVPFILALGLGTVSVLGGKSSFSDGFGLIGLASIGPVIGVMFLGMFYG, translated from the coding sequence ATGTCCGCACAATTGAAGGAACTCCTGCACGAAGTCACCCTCGCGGTGCTGCCCATAAGCCTCGTGATCTGCCTCTTGCAGTTCACGCTGCTGCACATGCCGTGGGACGTCTTCGCCCGCTTCGCTTTGGGCGCGCTGTTCGTCTTCTCGGGCCTCCTGCTCTTCCTGATCGGGGTCAAGTCCGGCCTCTTGCCCATGGGCGAGACCATCGGCGCGGAATTGCCCAAGAGCGGCTCCGTGGCCTATCTGCTGGCCATGGCTTTCGTGCTGGGCACGGTCATCACCCTGGCCGAGCCGGACGTGCGCGTCCTGGCGCACCAAGTGGACTTCGTCTCCGAGGGGCTGGTCTCGCGCGGCCTGCTCATCTGGGTGGTGGCCCTGAGCGTGGGCATCTGCGTGGCTGGCGCGGTGCTGCGCATCCTCGTGGGGGTGCCCATCGCCCGCATCCTCATCGCGGGCTACGCCTTGATCCTGATCCTGTCCTTCCTCACGCCCGAAGACTTTCTGCCCATCGCCTTCGACGCGGGCGGCGTGACCACGGGGCCGGTCACGGTGCCCTTCATCCTGGCCCTGGGACTCGGCACGGTCAGCGTGCTCGGCGGCAAAAGCTCGTTCAGCGACGGCTTCGGCCTCATCGGCCTGGCCTCCATCGGCCCGGTGATCGGGGTCATGTTTCTGGGGATGTTCTACGGATGA